Below is a genomic region from Bacteroidales bacterium.
CAAATCCTTTACCCAGGTCCCATAATATCTGCATTACTTCCTCTTCTGCCTGCGTGAGTTTTTTCATTTCTTACCTTAATTTTCTGATTTAAAATTAATTAAATAATACCCCTGGTTTAATTCGACATTCAGGGTCCTGTTTTTACCGACGGGTTCAATTTTCAACTCATAGCCCATAGCAGAAAATTCAAGTTCATTTTCCTCGCCCGGAACTTCAATTTTATACTGTCCGTTACTATCGGTTACAGTACCTGAACTTGTCCCTTTAATAATTACAAGTGTTCCTTCCATCGGTTGCCCGGTGGCCTTATCCAATACGCTGCCGGAAATAATAAAGAACTTTTGGCTGACCGGTTTTTCGCATTCAAAATCAATAGGCAATAAAATCCTGCAGGTAACCGGTTTGCCCCAATTCAAAGCCGGTTGCCAGTCAGTAAGTAACGATGCAACCCGTAACGCTTCCGAATCATAAAACGGATTAATTCCTCTTACCAGCTTGACTTTGTCCGCTTTGCCCTCCTTGTTAATCTCAAGACTTACCATCACGGTCCCTGAAATGCCCTTCTCTTTAACGGAATCAGGAATCACCAGGCTTTTGTAAATAAATTGCTTTAAAACGGTTTTCCCACCTTTAAAACCGGGAGGCGAAACACCTCCATGGTATTCCTGTGACACGGCGTTGTTCTGCAAAAGCAAAACTCCTATGCCATAAAGGAGGTATCTGAACCATTCCGCTGCTATTTTTCGAAATAGTTTTTTCATGATTTTCTGGTTTATTCATTTCACATAACAAATATATAACTATAAAAACAGTTTTGCAACTATTTTTGCAGTTATTTAACGTAAGATGTAGTTATTTATTGTATATTAATGATTACCTGAAAGATCGTCATTGCGAGGAGCCAGAACAATCATTGATTATTCGAACAGGCACACCTTGCTAAAAGCTTACGATGCAAAAAGAAAGTTTTAAGAAAAATCATTATTATTCTTTGTAAAGCCCTGCCTTTGCAGGCAGATTGCTTCGTCGACTGCAAATACTGCTATAAT
It encodes:
- a CDS encoding TonB family protein is translated as MKKLFRKIAAEWFRYLLYGIGVLLLQNNAVSQEYHGGVSPPGFKGGKTVLKQFIYKSLVIPDSVKEKGISGTVMVSLEINKEGKADKVKLVRGINPFYDSEALRVASLLTDWQPALNWGKPVTCRILLPIDFECEKPVSQKFFIISGSVLDKATGQPMEGTLVIIKGTSSGTVTDSNGQYKIEVPGEENELEFSAMGYELKIEPVGKNRTLNVELNQGYYLINFKSEN